The Notamacropus eugenii isolate mMacEug1 chromosome 4, mMacEug1.pri_v2, whole genome shotgun sequence DNA window AGGTGCCCTCCAGACTAAACAAGTAGACCAGCTGTGTAGCTTGCTGAAGATGTTCGAACCAGTGACTTCGTCCGAGAGGGGAGAACTCTCAGCTTAAGCTACCGGGTTCCTCCAACGCCCTAACTCTCTAGAAGTGAGAAGAGGACAAAACCAAGGAAAAGAGAAGTGAGAGGCCCGTGCCTCACACTCCTGCCCAGCTTACCACCTCCGCGGGATGGATGGATTCACACACAGCAACCCCCTGCCCCATGGTCACTCTGACCTTAACAATCAGAGCAACAACACTACCTCCAGTGACTCGCCCTACGATCGGGGCAATAGTACTGATTTCTCAGACGTGACCTTCGGCTACCAGGTAGTCACCTCGGTGCTGCTCGGCTCCCTGATCCTCTGTGCGGTGATCGGCAATGCCTGTGTGGTGGCCGCAATTGTCCTGGAACGCTCCCTGCAGAACGTGGCTAACTATCTCATCGGCTCCCTGGCGGTCACTGACCTGATGGTTTCCGTGCTGGTTTTGCCCATGGCTGCTCTCTACCAGGTCCTCAACAAGTGGACTCTGGGCCAGGTGACTTGcgacatttttatttctctggatgtacTCTGCTGCACGTCGTCCATCCTGCACCTATGTGCCATTGCCCTGGACAGATACTGGGCCATCACTGACCCCATTGACTATGTAAATAAGAGGACACCCCGGAGAGCTGCTGTTCTAATTAGCCTCACTTGGCTCATAGGTTTTCTGATCTCTATCCCACCCATGCTGGGCTGGCGGACCCCAGAAGACCGCTCTAACCCCGACGCCTGCACCATCAGCAAAGACCACGGCTATACAATTTACTCCACATTTGGAGCCTTCTATATCCCCCTCCTGCTGATGCTCGTGCTGTACGGGCGGATCTTCAAAGCTGCCCGGTTCCGGATCCGCAAGACAGTCAAGAAGGCAGAGAAGTCGGGGAACAGCTGCTTTAGCACTTCCCCGGTTCCTCCACCCAAGAAGAGCATCAATGGGGAGCCCAGGGGCAAGAACTGGAGGCGCGGGGCGGAGCCCAAGACTGTGGGGGCACCCTGCGTCAATGGGGCTGTGAGACAGGGTGAGGATCGCACCGCCCTGGAGGTGATTGAGATCCACCACTACAGCAACTCCAAGGACCACCTAACGCTCCCCAGTGACGCTGGTGGAGTTCCCAGCACCACCTCCTTCGAGAAGAAGAACGAAAGAAATGCAGAAGCCAAGAGGAAGATGGCCTTGGCCCGGGAGAGGAAGACGGTCAAAACATTGGGCATCATAATGGGTACCTTTATCCTCTGTTGGCTGCCATTCTTTATCGTGGCCCTCGTCCTGCCCTTCTGCGAGAGCAGCTGCCACATGCCCGACTCGCTAGGTGCGATTATCAACTGGCTAGGCTATTCAAACTCCCTGCTCAACCCTGTCATCTATGCCTATTTCAACAaagatttccaaagtgctttcaagAAGATCGTCAGGTGCAAATTCTGCCGGCAGTGATATCTTGCTGGCTGGCTGCAGGTTGCACAATAGGACCCCTCCCCACGctcctcctcaccttcacctcaCTTCCTGATAAGCCAGGCACCTCTAAATTTAGCTTGCCTCTTTTCTCCTAAACCTCCACATCGCCACTGCCTCTGCCTTCAGGGTTTCAATCCTCTTTAGCCAATGCAACCCAGTGCTAGGGGGGAAGGATTATTATTTGAACGTAATGGAGCCTCCGTGGGGAGGAGTCGGGATTGGAGGCGAGTACTCCTCACCAATGGAGTTTATTTGGGAAACAAAGTTGGTTGAGACTTTCTCCCTTGTTCATGACTGAAGCTCCCTAAACCTAGACAGTCTCCAAGTTCTTGCTCAGTTTCCTTCCTCTCAGGACAGAACTTAAAACAAAGCAGCGAACGACAGTCGCAGCCTGTCATAGTAGGGTTGCGCTGGGTGTTTGAGTTCAAGATATTTAAGTTGCTGGTCACCTAGCCTGGGTATTCCCTTCATGCCCTGTCCTAATCAACTCTCAGAACTTTCAGTCATTCCGCTGGCCTGGTCCCCTCCCGTCTTCAAgcactccctttctcctccaggtGTATTAAGCTCAGAAAGGCTGTTGGGCTTTCAGAGAACTTTGCTAGCTGTGGACACCGAATTTCCAGCGTTCCTCAGAGCAACCTATGCAAAGCATctgcttgttttgttttccctgccCATTTCCTTCAATCCAGGGGAGAGTGGAAAAATTACAGTAGAAAATGTACCGTGAAAATAAATCTGTAAGTACTGGAGGCCTCGTTTGAAAGGGGCTCCACAGCTGTGGGGATACTGGGCAAGCTTGCATTAGGAGAGGGGTATGAAGCAGCCTCGGTATTTTGCCTCACCCAACAAAAGGAGGGAGCTTCAGATGACCAAAAAGTCATTTGTCGGAATCTCTGAACAATTTGCTTCTCAACTTCTCTCCAGTGGGAAGTACCGGCTGTTTCATCGCGAACAGCTGATAACCAGAAATCAATACAGTACTCTGTAGATAATAACACCCCAGCCCTGACCTTTGCTAGGAACCAAGGAGACTGATCTCTCGGAGTCCTAAGATAGAGTCAAATTGCctctttctcatatatatatatatctccttccAGGGATGTATGGGGGCCCGCATGCTTTTTTTAGAGAGCAGGAACAACTTCTAGAGCTTTCCAAGTAACACTGCACTGTTTGACTCTTTCTGTCTGAAAGTCACAGCCTGCAATTCTGGTGTTTAAATAGAGAAAATCAGGGAAAGTAAGTAGCTAAGActggtggggagggagtgatgCATTTGTTGCTCTGCGCACCGCTGCTGACTGAGTCTAAGCGAGGGGAAGCTGGCGGGGGCTGAGGCGAGGGTAGGGAAGGGGGTCTGTGGGACTTGAGCACGCTGGTGCTTGTTAAACTGACAGGCTCATTTAACAGCTAAAACCTTCAGGTTCTCCTCGTTTGGCTTTTCCGGAAAACTCAACAGATTTGGTCTTCAATCCTCATGAAAACAGAAGTCTATTCcaaatgaaatacttttttttttcatttcttggtgGAAATATCTGGGTTTCAAATCTGGGAATATGGAGCTCCATCTTGTAAATTGGTAGGGAAAGACATCTGTTCGTGGCCTCCGAGTGGAACACCTTGAATCTCCTAGGGGCTTCTGGGAAGTCTCCACCGCATAGTGCTTCTGAATGTTGTTATATACAGGGTTATGTTACCTGAACCGGGTTGGCCCCAGATCCTGATCCGGGTTGGGCCCCAGATCTGACAGGATTACACATTTTGCCCGAATGCGGTTAATGAATAAGTGGAAGTCTTCAGACAACGGAGCTTCGGTACCCAACGGCAATTATTCTTCCAGTTGCTTTAACCCCCATCCCTGTTGAGAAACCTGTTGTAATCTCTGCTGCCCAAGTCAACGGAAAGTTACCCTTGTGCTACAGGTGGATGtatattttccaagtcatttgcCACTGATTACCTTAACTGACACTAAGTAATGTATGTAGCACATTCACATCCAACCTCCCAATTTTCTGATGATAGCTATTTAAATTCACAATACTGATATAAAATTATTGAtctttattatctttccctctcctccttttccctcctccctctcttttttttctcaactgAGTTTCTACCTTTTGAATGtttgaatgaattattttgaaaagacTGTTGTATTTTCAAGTTGCAGAAGTTGTCAATGAAAGTGCACTTGTCTAAGTTTTCCAATAAATGAAATAGCAGCCCTATTGCCTTGAACCAGTTGATAAACTCACAAAACTGTCCTGCTGTTTAACTTATCAAATAAATGGACAGCGACtcctttgaaagggaaaaaaagcctaAGTGTATGAGCTGGGAGAGACTGAGATTTAACTTTCTAGGTCATTATGAATTGTATGAATATGTTTCAGTAAcatggggatgggtggggtgaAGAAGAATAAGAATTTCCAGTCCAACTTTTACTATTTTGGATagtttaattttgttatttactCTACCATGAACGAAATAGAACTAGATGGGAGGATAACCTCAACCACTCCTCCCTTTCTATTACTGTTGGTTTTCATAAAACTTTTAGTAAAATTGTCTTCAAATCAATTATAAGTTAATGTGAGGACtgggaaggaccttggagatcacatCGTTGAACACCTacattttacaggtgtggaaactAAACCCAGCAGATTttcaatgacttacccaaggttacctgaCTAGGGCAGAACCACATTTGGAGTCCAAGTCATTTGCCTGCTAGTTCCAACACTTGAAGTATTAAAAACCAAACATGCTTTTCCCCCTAGAAATTAAACCTGTGCCAACATTTCTCCCATATATATGGAAGCTGAGTTCCTAAAATTAAGTACTAGAAACTGGAGAATGGTGGTTTTGCTTCTGGAAACTTTTTTGTCCTACTTCTTAACattcataaaaaggtaaaaataaaacacaaatttgaAGGGCTGGGCAAATCCAATTGTATCTGGTTGTGAATACTATAGTTGGTTGACAAACAAAATCATATTactattgagaaaaataaaagttgtaACTCTCAAGAGCACTGGATTCTTTTTTAAGTGACTGTATTCAGGTAAAATATTTCTGCATTAAACTTGGCCTTCAATGTTCATTCTaacttataaaataataattaaggaTTAATTAATGGTGATGCTATAATAAACTGATATCAGATGCACATGATATTTTCCTCCAATTCTGTGTctgctttcattcttttggaaacTTGATCCAAACTTGGTTATGAGGGCATAGTTACTAAGATAATGTGGATAGCTACATAGCGGCACAAGCTGCCCCAATTTACCATTACAGCTGGTTCTTCTCAGCACTCCTTCCTCCATGTTCAGCGGATGAGACCTTTTGAGAAATCCAGCTTTTAGAAATTGGATTTTCCTTGATTGATACATCCAGATAATCTTTAGTCACATAATCGGTATGcacaaggaaagagggaagaagcaaAGGAGGTCTCTGGTAGGCACAAGAAGTCCCTATTCAACTTTTAGCCAGTCGGTGTGTTTATGctactttcccttttctcttatgATTTCCAATTTAAAGATCAGGGTCTCAACTAGGCTACATTCTTTTTGCATGAATGTCATTTAAATATTGAAGAGTGCTATCTTTTCTGACAGGAGCTAGTTTGAAAATAAGCCTCTGAAAGCAAGATCTGTCAATATGCCAGAATTGTGGGTCAATATAACTTAATTATTGTGAGCCTTTTAACATGAATCTCTGGAGAGTCAAGTTAATAGCACTTCCTGAAATGCATGTATTTGATTTTCACTTGATTACTCAGGTCTATTGAACCTGAAACCTTCCTTTTCTAGCCATATCTCCAACAAGTATtattaagttaaattaaatttaaaaattatccttCCAAGTTCAAATAAGCCCCAGAACACTtaaaagacatatgaattgaAGAGAGATGATTGGAGTCACCCTTGGCtgtggaatatatatgtatgtgcaagtGTGACTGTATTTTTATGTAACTTTTAAATGGAAcgtcaaaaacttttaaatggaaaaatataacatcaaaaacttttaaatgaaaaaatataatgtCAGAGATACTATGGAAACAAGAGTCCTTTGGAGCTCCTGGGTTAAGAAATATCATATAAGCATAGAATGAATACATGCTACATTATCAAGGAGATTGATTAGTCTGACATGGCCActgcttttcttttctgagtcCATTCATCTATGTCTAGTACGTTCATATGACCACCAATACTATTCCTTAGTATTATTAATACTGTTCCTTAACACAGAACCTACATAGAGAAAAATAACATAACAAGGTAGTATATAGTCAGAATCAAATGAAGGGATAGACAGTAAGTGCTCTAGGAATTCAGAGGTCAATGAAATCATTATCCTATGTGAGTTGAGatagtcaggaaaggctttgcaGGTGGATTGATTTGAATTGGTCCTTGAAAAATGGGTTGGATTCATAAGCTTAATCATAATAAAAGTGATGGTATGAACAAAGTCACGAAGGCAGACATGTGCCAGGCCTGATTAGTGGATGTTACATAAACCAGTCTGGATGTAGGAGAATATTTGTAATGGAGAGTAATAAAAGATAAGGATGGAAAGATAGGTTGATTAAGATTATGAGGGGTTTAGAATTAACTGGTTTAGGAGCCTAGACTTTATTCTAGAATAAATAGAAGCCACTGAAGATTTGAGTAGCTGAAGAGACAGTATCAcagaatttaaaactgaaagggaattaggtaaggaaatgaaaaatttggCTTGACTGTTAATTGATTTGTTGTGTGTGATAAAGGGAAAGAGGTCAAAATTAAGTCCGAAAATCTGAGCCTACGTGATTTATCAGAGAATTTCTATtactggaagaaagaggaaagtttGGATCCATTTTAAGCCTACCTTATAAATATAACGATAACAATATTAATATTTATCTAGCATTTTATGATTTGCAAAACAGTTAGCATATATTAGTTTATCTGATCCtcaaacaatcctgtgaggtaggtgcactaagacttttggaacagtgtgtgtgtgtgtgtgtgtgtgtgtgtgtgtgtgtgtgtgtattattcttcttttgcaaaagaggaaattgagtctgggagaagttaaatgacacagttaataagtgtctgaggcagaatttgaactcagatcttcctgaatccatgtCCAGCACTTTATGAACTAGGTAGATTGAGTATTTCAGGGTCAGGAAATATGTTAGTAGTAGACTTGAAAATGCAACAGTAATTCTGAATAAAAGTATTCTAATAAGAAAATACTTGTGATTTTTCATCCTCAAacttttgacttttctttttttcttagtattattttgttacttttttatatcatattcatttctgaatatatccctttctccctcctctgtctAGTATGCTTCCCTTCATACTAAAATTTTCAGTTTAGCAAGATCAACTAACAGTTACCTGGCAAGTGGAGGTATACATACTATATCACACCCATATTTCCTGTCTCTGCAGAGGGAGCAAAAAAGTATATCCACTCAACTTTTCTCTGAGGCCAAGCCTGGTCATTTTAATTATGTAATCAtatcattttattgttatttacatCATTGTAATCATTGTAtgtattatttttctggttctaatTACTCCGTATCAATTCtcatgtcttcccatgtttcctTGAATacatcatatttctttttttctaaagtgtagtaatattctattatattcacgtgcttttatttgtttattgctAATTGATGGATGCTAATGTTACATATATTGTTGCTACCAcaaaattgctgctataaatattttggtacaaatgagacctttctctttttatttccttggGGTATATGAGTGGTAATATCATCTCTCagtcaaagaatatggacattttaatcacttttaaaaatgtaaatccAGATTCCTTTATAGAGTAACCGAACCGATACACATGTGCCAATGGCTCCTGTCTTCCCATAGCAACTCCAACATA harbors:
- the HTR1A gene encoding 5-hydroxytryptamine receptor 1A, which codes for MDGFTHSNPLPHGHSDLNNQSNNTTSSDSPYDRGNSTDFSDVTFGYQVVTSVLLGSLILCAVIGNACVVAAIVLERSLQNVANYLIGSLAVTDLMVSVLVLPMAALYQVLNKWTLGQVTCDIFISLDVLCCTSSILHLCAIALDRYWAITDPIDYVNKRTPRRAAVLISLTWLIGFLISIPPMLGWRTPEDRSNPDACTISKDHGYTIYSTFGAFYIPLLLMLVLYGRIFKAARFRIRKTVKKAEKSGNSCFSTSPVPPPKKSINGEPRGKNWRRGAEPKTVGAPCVNGAVRQGEDRTALEVIEIHHYSNSKDHLTLPSDAGGVPSTTSFEKKNERNAEAKRKMALARERKTVKTLGIIMGTFILCWLPFFIVALVLPFCESSCHMPDSLGAIINWLGYSNSLLNPVIYAYFNKDFQSAFKKIVRCKFCRQ